The genomic stretch AGGAGAAAATGCTGAGCCTTTCATACCAGATATTCAAGGGATTGAGAAATTTCAAGGGCATGTGAGGCATACTAGTGTATACAAGTGTGGTTCTGAATTTCAAGACCAAAGAGTTCTAGTCATTGGTTGTGGAAATTCTGGGATGGAAGTAAGTCTCGACCTCTGTAGATATAATGCCACACCTCACATTGTGGTCAGAAACACAGTAAGTTTTACTTATTGACAAAGTACTAATATCATTTCAACGTCACATTTTCATCATTGTTACAATTATTGTTTTTCCAATTTCCTGCATGTACACGTTTATAGTAtttatgtttttcaaattttaattgtttttggaTGTGGGATGATTTCAGGTTCATATTCTACCTAGGGAAATTTTTGGTTTCTCAACATTTGCAGTGGCAATGGCACTTCTCAAATGGTTACCTCTATGGCTAGTGGACAAGTTCTTACTCATGGTGACCAATTTCACCATAGGCAACACGGACACATTAGGTCTCAAAAGGCCAAAAACTGGACCAATTCAGCTAAAGAATGCAACTGGAAAGACACCAGTGCTAGATGTGGGAGCATTATCACAAATTAAAGCTGGAAAAATTAAGGTAAAACCGACCGTACCATTTGTACGCTTCATTTAGTACTACTAACATCTACTAAGTGTGCAGGTAAGTACTTTTGTTGCCTAAAGTCACTATAATGTAGCTAATACTGTTATTTTTAAGGTTTTGCAGGTAGCGGAAGGTGTGAGAGAGATAACAAGAAAAGGGGCCAAGTTTGTAGATGGACAAGAAAGAGAATTTGATTCCATAATCCTTGCAACTGGGTACAAGAGCAATGTGCCTGCCTGGCTCAAGGTAAGCGACGCAAAAATTTTGGTACTATTCCTTTTACAATAGCATCCTCCGTTGTAAGCATAAGACTGACAGAAGGCTGTGTACTATTAAAATAGCTGTGTTCTGTTTTCGTTTTTGccccaattttttttatctctttaCCAATCTCACGTCGCTTTCCCTATTCAGTACCCGTACAAAACGTTTCTTATGttccctttgtttttttttttttttttcatgacaACGATGGCATTTCTATAACATTTCTTATGTTCCCTTTGTGCAAAATAGAAAATCTCACCGCACCTTTTTGGATTATTCCCCTACATCTTTTCTTTGTTAATTAACATTTTGTTGGGGTACATGATGTGTAACTATTACAAAATATTCTGTTATTTAAGCCCGCATTTTGCAAAAGGCATACCTAGAAAGTGTTCCTTTTGCTCTTTTCTAGAGGAAGAATCGGAGTTAAAAGATGTTACCACTTGATGCTATTGGGGATTTATTAATGGAGTCTCATGTCATCTACATGATGTTGTTATCTATCCAACCAAATCTGCTAGTATGGTAGGTCGAGCTTTGTATTCTTATCCAAGCTGCCAGAGTAGGTCTTAGGTTGTCTATAAAATTAGTCTAATTTCCCATATTAGTGACCACTCTGAGTTTCCTGCATCTTGCTAGTGATCATCAGAACCATATAAAGCCCCTCCAGCTCATGACAACACCTAATATTAAATGATTCTGAGCCTATACTATGTGCATGATTTAAATTCTGGTGTTATCAAATATATCATGGAACTTTTTTAGTTGATTAtggtaaccaaaaaaaaaaaaaaaaggttatgtGGGCCAAGAATGGCCGCGAGATTCGAAGCCAAGATGAATGTTTTTATCAGTCTTTCACCATAACATAAAGAAGAGCAAAATGTACTTGCAACAACGCATGCACAAAGCCTTAGCAGAACTGGACCATAATGGAACATGGCGTAGCTTCTAGCAATGTACTACCCAGGTTGGAGGAATATTTCCATTATCTTTGTATTGTTAAAGTCCAGCGGCAATTAGGCATGAAATCTAGTACCATCACGTGAACATATTGGAgttcttttttctctttatttttgtGGTAAGCTGCAAAATTAATATTCAATAGCAGCTGATGTTACCTTGTATTTGAATGAATGCTTGCAGGGTTGtgattttttcacaaaagaAGGCATGCCCAAAACACCATTTCCTAATGGATGGAAAGGTGACAATGGATTGTATACCGTGGGATTTACAAGAAGAGGCCTCCTTGGGACTGCATCTGATGCAGTTAAAATTGCCAAAGATATTGCTGATCAATGGAGGTTAAACAAGGGCTGCAAGAAACACTGATTAGTTCTATCATGTTCTACAAAATTAGCCAGGATGATAGCAAGTTCAATCAAGTAGAGTATAGTGGGGTAGTATCAGAGAGCAGGTTTTCAATGGAGTTAATTGAATCATGCAATCGTTTACTagacaaaaaaacaaaaaaaacgtCCATGCtagttcttcttctttttttttaattgtttcagtTGTAAATTCATCAATTTTGTATCACGCCCTGCTTTGCTTAAGGTGCTCCTAAGATGTAATTTTCCTGTCTTTGTATTATAATCCTTGAAATTAGAATATTCTCCTTTTCTATCACCTTCATATCGAGTTgtgattaatttttttcaaattgctTTCGAAAAGCATAAAGAATAGCAATACCCTAAAGGGCCAAGCAGACCAATTTTTATGAagatccttttccttttctagaTTACAGaacaattaattatttattctcaAACACTCTATTAATTAAGTCCTTACcccaaaaattgactggatttggtCTCACATCATGTGAGCATGCACAAGCGACCTAAtttggaaaaaaggaaaaaaaatagcaaatttGGATTTAGCACTTGGGTACACTTTATCATCAATTAAATCTGGAATCTTTGAATAAGGATCAATTTGGCTGGAATTGGGAGCATAAAATACTAAGTAGTTTGAAAGTTTAACTAGAAATTTGATGAATTCTAAAATTCATTTATCGAACAAGGGTCTTGTACCAGAAGATATTTAACTTTAGCTAGTGTAATTTACTCGAAAAATATTTAACTTTACAAGTAAAATTTGTCTTTTATATATAGGATCTTCTTCAATCTGCTTTTGGATAGCATGATACATGGTATCAAATATGAGGACCAATTTGCAATACCTGGTATCAAATACGAGGACCAATTTGCAAAAAAGCCATTCCTCTTGAACAGCAAGATAGCGATCGCCTGTATCTTCAGAAAAGAACTTCTTAATATACATGCAACTTGTAAGTGCATAATAACTACTTTACGTACTATACAAGTACATGCATTAGGGC from Coffea eugenioides isolate CCC68of chromosome 8, Ceug_1.0, whole genome shotgun sequence encodes the following:
- the LOC113780668 gene encoding probable indole-3-pyruvate monooxygenase YUCCA4, which produces MGSCKEEDGNQPNCLWVDGPIIVGAGPSGLAVSACLKENGVPSVILEGSDCIASLWQQKTYDRLKLHLPKQFCELPLLGFPENFPKYPTKHQFISYMQYYAIHFSIEPKFKQVVQSAEYDVVCGVWRVRTQDCEYVSRWIIVATGENAEPFIPDIQGIEKFQGHVRHTSVYKCGSEFQDQRVLVIGCGNSGMEVSLDLCRYNATPHIVVRNTVHILPREIFGFSTFAVAMALLKWLPLWLVDKFLLMVTNFTIGNTDTLGLKRPKTGPIQLKNATGKTPVLDVGALSQIKAGKIKVAEGVREITRKGAKFVDGQEREFDSIILATGYKSNVPAWLKGCDFFTKEGMPKTPFPNGWKGDNGLYTVGFTRRGLLGTASDAVKIAKDIADQWRLNKGCKKH